A genomic stretch from Hemicordylus capensis ecotype Gifberg chromosome 1, rHemCap1.1.pri, whole genome shotgun sequence includes:
- the LOC128332055 gene encoding collagen alpha-1(I) chain-like, whose protein sequence is MPSPYQKKNPSRRWRDKSDSYHIQRPDCQSYIGKYIKEVFIVGMSAFLEDRPRVPGGPAARSWRTGRAFLEDRPRVPGGPAARSWRTGRAFLEDRPRVPGGPAARSWRTGRAFLEDRPRVPGGPAARSWRTGRAFLEDRPRVPGGPAARSWRTGRAFLEDRPRVPGGPAARSWRTGRAFLEDRPRVPGGPAARSWRTGRAFLEDRPRVPGGPAARSWRTGRAFLEDRPRVPGGPAARSWRTGRAFLEDRPRVPGGPAARSWRTGRAFLEDRPRVPGGPAARSWRTGRAFLEDRPRVPRGPAARSSRTGITTMVRQDGKLLNKFFSVNHEMSMAGIQADGGSAFKEHFQSFTQERNS, encoded by the exons atgccctccccataccagaaaaagaacccttcacg AAGATGGAGAGATAAGTCTGACTCCTACCACATCCAGAGGCCGGACTGTCAGAGCTACATAGGAAAATATATCAAAG AAGTCTTCATTGTGGGCATGTcagcgttcctggaggaccggccgcgcgttcctggaggaccggccgcgcgttcctggaggaccggccgcgcgttcctggaggaccggccgcgcgttcctggaggaccggccgcgcgttcctggaggaccggccgcgcgttcctggaggaccggccgcgcgttcctggaggaccggccgcgcgttcctggaggaccggccgcgcgttcctggaggaccggccgcgcgttcctggaggaccggccgcgcgttcctggaggaccggccgcgcgttcctggaggaccggccgcgcgttcctggaggaccggccgcgcgttcctggaggaccggccgcgcgttcctggaggaccggccgcgcgttcctggaggaccggccgcgcgttcctggaggaccggccgcgcgttcctggaggaccggccgcgcgttcctggaggaccggccgcgcgttcctggaggaccggccgcgcgttcctggaggaccggccgcgcgttcctggaggaccggccgcgcgttcctggaggaccggccgcgcgttcctggaggaccggccgcgcgttcctggaggaccggccgcgcgttcctggaggaccggccgcgcgttcctggaggaccggccgcgcgttcctggaggaccggccgcgcgttcctggaggaccggccgcgcgttcctggaggaccggccgcgcgttcctggaggaccggccgcgcgttcctggaggaccggccgcgcgttcctggaggaccggccgcgcgttcctcgaggaccggccgcgcgttcctcgaggaccg GTATTACAACCATGGTCAGGCAGGATGGGAAACTCTTGAATAAGTTTTTTTCAGTGAATCATGAGATGAGCATGGCAGGGATCCAGGCGGATGGTGGCAGTGCTTTCAAGGAGCATTTCCAGTCGTTCACTCAGGAGCGGAACAGCTAA
- the LOC128332103 gene encoding uncharacterized protein LOC128332103, with amino-acid sequence MSDFSTPLRPVTLPLPMAPVKPRRGRSKYGLMRSLSYSPPTSLKNGQDLDSCATPEGVPVKTENRDPQEVEWESESREPPGTALKQRNMSSSSSESETEAPVKPKLRRKKQWVRSRPHFDWCDEQCCDSSCGEYTYSDECGCGSELWSSRPRVSYCVLKCCSSSEDWSSCECETPSPSQTHYSYCRAVCFTSASESEEDVTDGCVLTTPAEKTAAEEQDEPAEEPSMGTGPRESEEAVVETEGRERVPPNPRNARNFENMHLGDVNVSCITCVCAENDQ; translated from the exons ATGTCTGATTTCAGTACACCCTTACGCCCCGTGACCCTACCTTTACCGATGGCACCTGTGAAACCTAGAAGGGGTCGTTCCAAATATGGTTTAATGAGGAGCCTCTCCTACTCTCCACCCACGAGCCTGAAAAATGGACAAGATCTGGACTCCTGTGCCACTCCTGAAGGAGTGCCTGTGAAAACGGAGAACAGAGACCCTCAAGAAGTAGAGTGGGAATCTGAGAGCCGAGAACCACCAGGAACAGCCCTAAAGCAGAGAAACATGAGTTCATCATCATCAGAGtctgaaacagaagctcctgtgaaaccAAAGCTGCGTAGGAAAAAGCAATGGGTTAGGAGCAGACCCCACTTTGATTGGTGTGATGAGCAATGTTGTGATAGTTCATGTGGGGAGTATACTTATTCTGATGAGTGTGGGTGCGGATCTGAGCTGTGGTCATCCAGGCCAAGGGTATCCTATTGTGTGCTCAAATGCTGCAGTTCGAGCGAAGATTGGTCATCATGTGAATGTGAGACGCCGAGTCCTAGCCAGACTCATTACTCTTATTGTAGGGCTGTGTGTTTCACATCAGCATCTGAGAGTGAGGAGGATGTCACTGATGGATGTGTACTTACAACACCTgcagagaaaacagcagctgAGGAGCAGGACGAGCCGGCTGAAGAACCATCTATGGGAACTGGACCCCGAGAGTCTGAAGAGGCGGTTGTGGAAACTGAGGGGAGAGAACGAGTACCCCCCAATCCCAGAAAT GCCAGGAACTTTGAGAACATGCATCTTGGCGATGTCAACGTTTCCTGTATCACATGTGTCTGTGCTGAAAACGATCAATAA
- the LOC128332147 gene encoding uncharacterized protein F54H12.2-like, with amino-acid sequence MNYSENTLATQFSAGLFYKDTADHQDVRTLDGENSGFIERSSFTARSWKVDLLGRLHADLFFQEKLLLNGVDVKIKLTRSKDAFCLMANGANPRYKLQIVSASLFIKKCYLNPVVSLAHAEALLTANAKYPVDRVSMKVFSIPIGSRVSNQENLFLGQLPKTVIIGFVDNDAFSGTFSKNPFNFKHYKINFACLYMDSTPVPMKPYQPDFQTGNCVREYMGLAQATGKHLEDRALLINREEYRKGYTLLAFDLTPDQECGGHYSLIKTGNLRAEIRFARPLPTTINMLVYAVFNNLIEINHRRNVLFDYM; translated from the coding sequence ATGAATTACAGCGAGAACACCCTAGCCACCCAATTCTCAGCAGGTTTATTTTATAAGGACACGGCCGACCATCAGGACGTCCGAACCTTGGacggtgaaaattctggatttatagAAAGGTCCAGTTTTACAGCCAGAAGCTGGAAGGTAGACCTGCTGGGGCGTCTTCATGCAGATCTGTTTTTTCAAGAAAAACTACTGTTAAACggtgtagatgtgaaaattaaGCTAACACGCAGCAAGGATGCATTCTGTTTGATGGCTAATGGGGCTAACCCCAGATATAAGTTGCAGATAGTGTCAGCTTCtctctttatcaagaaatgttaCCTGAACCCTGTTGTGAGTTTAGCACATGCAGAGGCTTTGCTCACAGCCAATGCGAAATACCCTGTGGATcgtgtgagtatgaaagtgtttAGCATTCCGATTGGAAGTCGTGTCAGCAATCAGGAAAATTTATTTTTAGGACAACTACCAAAAACTGTCATAATTGGTTTTGTGGATAATGATGCCTTTAGCGGAACATTCTCTAAAAACCCCTTCAATTTCAAGCATTATAAAATTAACTTTGCATGTCTTTATATGGACAGCACCCCTGTGCCCATGAAGCCTTACCAGCCTGACTTTCAAACCGGTAATTGTGTCCGCGAGTACATGGGCCTTGCGCAGGCCACTGGTAAGCATCTGGAAGATAGAGCACTGCTCATTAACAGGGAAGAATATAGGAAGGGCTACACACTGCTAGCTTTTGATCTGACTCCAGACCAAGAATGTGGGGGTcactattccctgattaaaaCTGGGAACCTGAGAGCAGAAATACGTTTTGCCAGACCCCTACCGACAACAATCAACATGCTTGTGTATGCAGTATTCAATAATCTCATAGAAATAAATCACAGGAGGAATGTGCTGTTTGACTATATGTGA